A genomic segment from Candidatus Saganbacteria bacterium encodes:
- the ssb gene encoding single-stranded DNA-binding protein — MASLNKTMLIGRLTADPETRFTSKENPITRFSIAVERPFKKEGVKEVDFFNCIAWGPLAKICGEYLKKGRLVAVDGRIQISKYKDKEGNNRTSTEIVAEGVQMLDFPKKQKETASV; from the coding sequence ATGGCATCATTAAACAAGACCATGCTTATTGGACGATTAACGGCCGACCCGGAAACCCGATTTACTTCGAAAGAAAACCCGATCACAAGGTTTTCGATCGCAGTTGAAAGGCCTTTCAAAAAGGAAGGAGTAAAGGAAGTTGATTTCTTCAATTGCATCGCCTGGGGTCCTCTTGCAAAAATTTGCGGAGAATACCTTAAGAAAGGAAGGCTCGTTGCGGTAGACGGAAGGATTCAGATAAGCAAGTACAAAGATAAGGAAGGCAACAACCGCACCTCGACAGAAATTGTAGCTGAAGGCGTACAAATGCTTGATTTCCCAAAAAAGCAAAAAGAAACCGCTTCTGTATAA
- a CDS encoding DUF362 domain-containing protein — MDENITIFRKCGTYDQVEVFNSITSALEPLGGIGRFVKPGQKVLLKPNILAGYSPDKAVTTNPEVIRAIIRLVRLAGAHAFVGESPGFGTAEKMSKITGIKKVLDEEKVDLIEFKTPKEVNFPDGKKFKRITVAAEVYGYDVLINIPKFKTHVLTGTTNAVKNLFGCVPGLLKSQYHYKIKEREPFIELLEDLARLIKPKLTIMDAVLAMEGEGGPAGGTPRHLGIIGATSDPFDIDQLMLKIINGENIQGFSCPDFKKINILPSNVEFLPLSFLLSFINKNFSDKPVIDPKKCVNCKICINVCAAKAMSVGSKNPVYDYGKCIRCFCCQEMCPERAIFVKKNMISDLLAKIFNRK, encoded by the coding sequence ATGGACGAAAACATAACAATTTTTCGGAAATGCGGCACATATGACCAGGTTGAAGTATTCAATTCGATAACTTCAGCCCTTGAGCCGCTAGGCGGCATAGGAAGATTTGTTAAACCGGGGCAAAAAGTATTGCTTAAGCCAAATATCTTGGCCGGTTACAGTCCGGATAAAGCCGTAACGACTAATCCAGAAGTTATACGGGCGATCATTCGTCTGGTTAGGTTGGCTGGCGCCCATGCATTCGTCGGTGAAAGCCCCGGATTTGGAACTGCCGAGAAAATGTCAAAAATTACCGGCATTAAGAAGGTACTTGATGAAGAAAAAGTAGACCTGATCGAATTTAAAACACCCAAAGAAGTAAATTTCCCGGATGGGAAAAAATTCAAAAGAATAACTGTCGCGGCGGAAGTCTATGGCTATGATGTTTTGATAAATATCCCGAAATTTAAGACCCATGTGCTTACCGGAACTACTAATGCCGTAAAAAATCTTTTTGGATGCGTTCCCGGCCTTTTAAAGAGCCAATATCATTATAAAATAAAAGAACGCGAGCCTTTTATTGAGCTCCTCGAAGATCTGGCGAGATTAATTAAACCGAAATTGACGATAATGGACGCGGTATTGGCAATGGAGGGGGAAGGCGGGCCTGCTGGCGGGACGCCAAGACATTTGGGAATTATTGGCGCGACATCGGATCCCTTCGATATCGACCAATTGATGCTTAAGATCATTAACGGGGAAAACATCCAAGGGTTTTCTTGTCCCGATTTTAAAAAGATAAATATCTTGCCAAGCAATGTCGAATTTTTGCCGCTTTCATTTTTATTAAGCTTTATCAATAAGAACTTTTCCGATAAACCTGTGATCGATCCCAAAAAATGCGTCAATTGCAAGATTTGTATCAATGTATGCGCCGCAAAAGCTATGTCCGTCGGATCCAAAAATCCTGTTTACGATTATGGCAAATGCATAAGATGCTTCTGCTGCCAGGAAATGTGCCCGGAAAGAGCTATATTTGTAAAAAAGAACATGATATCGGATCTTTTGGCCAAGATATTTAATCGAAAATAA
- the larC gene encoding nickel pincer cofactor biosynthesis protein LarC produces the protein MKTAYFDCASGISGNMILGSLVNAGVPIEHLKKELAKLRITHYSLLVTRKTNNRINATHIEVKTIKEKNHRSLKDINKIIDNSHLSKKIKVLSKKIFYNLAKAEAKVHKCGINEIHFHEVGAIDAIIDIVGSVTCLAFLGIEEVFCSPINVGSGTTKCAHGTIPIPGPATVELLKGIPIYDSGIKKELATPTGAAIIATLAKSFGPLPRIEVEKTGFGAGGYDLKVQPNFLRVIIGEKELETKKDMVLMIETNIDDIAPKLFDNTITSLLKAGAYDAYFEDIRMKKERAAVKLTVLCPIELEDIILKTIFETTTSFGVRTFLVQREKLGRHFKQINTKYGKAAVKIGTLGKKIMTIAPEYEDYKKLANKHHIPIKKAYREVMRRAIRYLVE, from the coding sequence ATGAAAACCGCTTATTTTGACTGCGCATCGGGTATCTCCGGCAACATGATCTTAGGATCGCTTGTAAATGCCGGAGTTCCGATTGAACATCTAAAAAAAGAACTAGCAAAGCTTCGCATTACGCATTACTCGTTACTCGTTACCAGAAAAACAAACAACAGAATTAATGCTACTCATATCGAGGTAAAAACCATAAAAGAAAAAAACCATCGGTCGCTTAAAGATATCAATAAAATAATAGATAATAGCCATCTGTCGAAAAAAATAAAAGTTTTAAGCAAGAAAATATTTTACAATCTTGCAAAAGCGGAAGCCAAAGTCCATAAATGCGGGATAAATGAAATCCACTTCCATGAAGTCGGCGCTATTGACGCGATAATAGATATCGTGGGTTCCGTTACTTGCCTAGCCTTTCTTGGTATCGAAGAAGTTTTTTGCTCTCCAATAAATGTTGGATCGGGAACCACAAAATGCGCTCATGGAACGATCCCAATTCCGGGGCCTGCGACGGTTGAACTTCTAAAAGGGATACCGATCTATGATTCGGGAATAAAAAAAGAGCTCGCAACGCCAACGGGAGCCGCGATCATTGCAACTCTCGCGAAAAGTTTTGGACCATTGCCAAGGATAGAAGTTGAAAAGACCGGATTCGGAGCCGGCGGATATGACCTTAAAGTTCAGCCGAATTTCTTAAGGGTAATTATCGGTGAAAAAGAATTAGAAACCAAAAAAGATATGGTTTTAATGATCGAAACAAACATAGACGATATTGCTCCGAAACTTTTCGATAATACGATCACATCCTTATTGAAAGCTGGGGCATACGATGCATATTTTGAAGATATTCGGATGAAAAAAGAAAGGGCGGCGGTCAAACTAACTGTATTATGCCCTATCGAATTGGAGGATATCATCCTAAAGACGATTTTTGAAACGACTACCTCGTTTGGCGTTCGAACATTCTTAGTCCAAAGAGAAAAACTTGGCCGCCATTTTAAACAGATCAACACAAAATATGGGAAAGCCGCCGTTAAGATCGGAACACTTGGAAAGAAGATCATGACTATCGCGCCTGAATACGAAGACTATAAGAAATTAGCGAATAAACATCATATCCCTATAAAGAAAGCTTATAGAGAAGTTATGCGGAGAGCGATTCGATATCTTGTGGAGTAA
- the larB gene encoding nickel pincer cofactor biosynthesis protein LarB, protein MSKFHDIIVNVSKNKPHYEDLGFAKIDHHRIKRKGFPEVIYCQGKTPDQIAHIASRIAHYGHDVLATRADKTAFKAIKEILPKAKYHKVARIVTFKQSDIETKKPAFAKASILRSSTATEDGSAGRHRNPVLIVTAGTSDIPVSEEAAITAEFLGLKVEKLHDVGVAGIHRLLKNIKILKRASVIIAVAGMEGALPSVIGGLISAPIIAVPTSVGYGASFKGLSALLTMLNSCAPGVAAVNIDNGFGAAVMANAIVNRK, encoded by the coding sequence ATCAGTAAATTTCACGATATAATAGTAAATGTGAGCAAGAATAAACCACACTACGAAGACCTTGGGTTCGCAAAAATAGACCATCATAGGATAAAACGAAAAGGATTCCCTGAAGTGATCTACTGCCAAGGAAAAACTCCCGATCAAATAGCGCATATCGCATCGCGCATCGCGCATTATGGCCATGATGTATTAGCAACCCGGGCTGATAAAACGGCATTCAAGGCAATAAAAGAAATTCTTCCAAAAGCGAAATATCACAAAGTCGCACGAATCGTTACTTTCAAACAAAGCGACATAGAAACAAAGAAACCTGCCTTCGCTAAAGCTTCCATCCTCCGCAGTAGCACTGCTACGGAGGACGGATCGGCAGGCAGGCATAGAAACCCTGTACTTATTGTAACCGCAGGCACATCCGACATACCCGTTTCCGAAGAAGCCGCAATTACGGCAGAATTTCTTGGGCTTAAAGTCGAAAAGCTACATGACGTTGGAGTTGCGGGTATACATCGTTTGTTGAAAAATATTAAAATCTTAAAAAGAGCCTCTGTTATTATCGCTGTCGCCGGAATGGAAGGCGCATTGCCATCTGTAATTGGAGGATTAATTTCTGCGCCAATTATCGCCGTCCCGACATCGGTTGGCTATGGAGCAAGTTTCAAAGGATTGTCGGCACTTTTAACGATGCTAAACTCCTGCGCACCCGGAGTTGCCGCGGTAAATATCGACAACGGCTTCGGCGCCGCCGTTATGGCGAACGCAATTGTTAATCGCAAATGA
- a CDS encoding pentapeptide repeat-containing protein, protein MAIDGTKFQVQKNIWRTPIGIASSVLGPNHRSLGDVARKINESGLNLKHALTHGEVGRLAGFAAAHSVLYLDFSGSVIGPKRFEDTHSFSCGTYFPLLSGASLRFSTFGDASFTDLDARFSNLTGVDLSHALVKGDFAKAWYDAATKFSAGFSWLASMHEIKPVPRTTENIG, encoded by the coding sequence ATGGCAATTGATGGGACAAAATTTCAAGTTCAAAAAAATATTTGGAGGACGCCGATCGGGATCGCATCCAGCGTTTTGGGGCCGAACCATAGATCGCTTGGAGATGTCGCAAGAAAGATCAACGAATCCGGACTGAACCTCAAACACGCGCTCACCCATGGCGAAGTCGGAAGATTAGCTGGATTTGCCGCGGCCCATTCTGTATTATACCTTGACTTTAGCGGATCTGTTATCGGGCCCAAAAGATTTGAAGATACACATTCATTTAGTTGTGGAACATACTTCCCTCTGTTATCAGGCGCAAGCTTAAGATTTAGCACTTTCGGGGATGCATCTTTCACTGATTTGGATGCAAGATTTTCAAATTTGACCGGCGTTGACCTAAGCCATGCTCTAGTCAAGGGAGACTTTGCAAAAGCATGGTATGACGCGGCTACAAAATTCTCCGCAGGGTTTAGCTGGCTAGCTTCGATGCATGAGATCAAACCAGTACCACGGACGACAGAAAATATAGGCTGA
- a CDS encoding GIY-YIG nuclease family protein, translated as MFYIYILENDVNKHYIGYTSKDPIERLEEHNRSKGNWTRYKGPWKLVYQESFLTKEEASRREKQIKNYKGGQAFKKLVINI; from the coding sequence ATGTTTTATATATACATATTAGAAAACGATGTCAATAAGCATTACATCGGATATACTTCGAAAGATCCCATTGAAAGATTAGAGGAGCACAATCGATCAAAGGGAAATTGGACAAGATATAAAGGCCCTTGGAAATTAGTTTATCAGGAAAGCTTTTTAACTAAAGAAGAAGCTTCTAGAAGAGAAAAGCAGATAAAAAATTATAAAGGCGGTCAAGCCTTTAAAAAATTAGTTATTAATATTTAG
- a CDS encoding transposase, translated as MFKELKGFGGNLFEAEFAKNVKNNYASHILVKLVDFDWSFIREEAKNCYSKNGQSAFDPVLMFKILFLKEAMQLNSDYQLEELINLYILFRFFLNVSFKESNDDYVYARSMRCMVEVPFAVGKRSYRLKRSRYWGELKTHAQSLLTYMAYNLKKIFAAPPPLEPAATAA; from the coding sequence ATGTTCAAAGAGTTAAAAGGTTTCGGCGGGAATCTCTTCGAGGCAGAATTTGCCAAAAACGTCAAGAACAATTATGCGTCTCATATCCTGGTTAAACTGGTCGATTTCGATTGGTCGTTCATCCGTGAGGAAGCGAAGAATTGCTATAGTAAGAATGGCCAGAGTGCTTTCGATCCGGTTTTGATGTTTAAGATACTTTTTCTTAAAGAGGCGATGCAGCTTAATTCCGACTACCAGCTTGAAGAACTCATCAATCTCTACATTCTTTTCCGTTTTTTCCTCAATGTCTCTTTTAAAGAAAGCAACGATGATTATGTTTACGCCCGGAGCATGCGCTGTATGGTCGAGGTGCCTTTTGCCGTTGGCAAGCGCAGTTATCGCCTGAAAAGATCGCGCTACTGGGGCGAGCTTAAGACACATGCCCAATCTTTGCTAACTTACATGGCATACAATCTCAAGAAAATATTCGCTGCTCCTCCGCCCTTGGAACCGGCCGCTACGGCGGCATAA
- a CDS encoding replication-associated recombination protein A — protein sequence MELFQDQGKPEDQPLAYRMAPRTVDEISGQEEILGQGKLLRRLIEADKITSIILYGPPGVGKTVIARVIANTTKGHFEWLNAATASVDDIRTASLQAKQRRKLNGLKTILFLDEIHRFNKLQQDSLLPDVEEGNLILIGATTENPFFYVNSALVSRSQIFELKPLSTENLKIVINSAIKDADRGYGKLKIDINSEALEHLSKLSDGDARRALSALELAVLSTQKDKSGTINIDLKVAEESIQKKKVVYDKKGDQHYDTISAFIKSMRGSDPDAALYYLAKMIHAGEDPRFIARRIVICAAEDVGNADPLALVISNAAMQVAEFVGLPEARIPLAQATTYVSTAPKSNAAYMGINEALKKVENEVTQAVPEHLKNYTRKN from the coding sequence ATGGAACTCTTCCAAGATCAAGGAAAACCAGAAGACCAGCCTCTTGCATACCGCATGGCACCTCGAACAGTTGATGAAATATCAGGCCAAGAAGAAATATTGGGGCAGGGGAAATTATTAAGGCGGTTAATCGAAGCCGACAAGATCACATCTATTATTCTTTATGGACCACCCGGAGTCGGAAAAACTGTAATTGCTCGCGTTATTGCCAATACAACCAAAGGCCACTTTGAGTGGCTTAATGCCGCAACGGCTTCAGTTGACGATATTCGAACTGCCAGCCTCCAGGCCAAACAGCGAAGAAAATTAAATGGATTAAAGACTATTCTTTTCCTGGATGAAATCCATCGCTTCAATAAGCTTCAGCAGGATTCATTATTGCCCGATGTTGAAGAGGGCAATCTTATCTTGATCGGCGCAACAACAGAAAATCCTTTCTTTTATGTGAATTCGGCGTTGGTTTCGAGGTCGCAAATATTTGAATTGAAACCTTTATCGACCGAAAACCTAAAAATAGTAATTAATTCGGCTATTAAAGACGCAGATCGTGGATATGGCAAATTAAAAATCGATATAAATAGTGAAGCACTTGAACATTTATCAAAACTGTCGGATGGAGACGCAAGGCGAGCGCTCTCCGCCCTGGAATTGGCCGTCCTTTCAACGCAAAAAGATAAGAGTGGGACAATAAATATTGATCTGAAGGTGGCCGAAGAATCGATCCAAAAGAAAAAAGTTGTCTACGACAAAAAAGGCGACCAACATTACGACACTATTTCCGCTTTTATAAAATCTATGCGCGGTTCAGATCCAGACGCAGCGCTATATTATCTTGCGAAAATGATACATGCCGGTGAAGATCCAAGGTTTATCGCAAGGCGCATTGTTATTTGTGCCGCCGAAGATGTCGGGAATGCTGATCCTTTGGCATTGGTTATTTCAAACGCCGCTATGCAGGTAGCTGAGTTTGTAGGACTTCCGGAAGCAAGAATTCCATTGGCCCAAGCTACAACCTATGTCTCAACGGCGCCAAAAAGCAACGCGGCTTATATGGGAATAAATGAAGCTTTAAAAAAAGTTGAGAATGAAGTTACTCAAGCCGTTCCCGAGCATCTAAAAAATTATACGAGAAAGAACTAA
- a CDS encoding alcohol dehydrogenase catalytic domain-containing protein, whose product MRAAVYHNNNDIRIEERPKPSINDGEILVKVLASGICGTDLMEWYRIKKAPRILGHEIAGEIVESKSGKYKVGQRVFVSHHVPCEECKYCREGNQTACETLHKGNYDPGGYSEFVRVPKINVEKGTYLLPKNVSNDEGTLIEPLACAIRGQKAIGVKKDHTVLVLGSGVSGLLNILIAKLAGAKVLATDISEYRLNKAKEFGADQVIDARQNINIKADRIIVCTGAYSAVEQAFNCIDRKGFILFFAIPNKNIEIPTENFWRNEITVTSSYGAGPVNLEEALKLIKTGKVKIKGLVTHHLPLEKIQEGFKIIAEGKECLKVVLN is encoded by the coding sequence ATGCGTGCAGCTGTTTACCACAATAATAATGACATCCGGATCGAAGAGCGGCCAAAACCTTCGATAAACGACGGCGAAATATTGGTGAAAGTCCTGGCAAGCGGGATTTGCGGGACAGACTTAATGGAATGGTACCGCATCAAAAAAGCCCCAAGGATATTAGGCCACGAAATTGCAGGCGAAATTGTCGAATCCAAGTCCGGAAAATACAAAGTCGGGCAGAGAGTATTTGTAAGCCATCATGTCCCTTGCGAAGAATGCAAGTATTGCAGAGAAGGAAACCAAACTGCGTGTGAAACGCTTCATAAAGGCAACTATGACCCGGGCGGCTACAGCGAATTTGTCCGCGTCCCAAAGATAAATGTCGAAAAAGGCACTTACTTATTGCCGAAAAATGTCTCAAACGACGAAGGGACATTGATCGAACCTTTAGCCTGCGCTATCCGCGGCCAAAAAGCGATCGGCGTCAAGAAAGATCATACTGTATTGGTACTCGGAAGCGGCGTCTCCGGATTATTAAACATTTTGATTGCAAAATTGGCCGGCGCGAAGGTTCTCGCAACAGATATTTCCGAATATAGGCTGAACAAGGCAAAAGAATTCGGCGCAGACCAAGTTATCGATGCGCGCCAAAATATTAATATCAAAGCCGACAGGATAATTGTTTGTACAGGAGCATATTCCGCGGTTGAGCAGGCCTTTAATTGCATTGACAGAAAGGGCTTCATTCTTTTTTTTGCTATTCCAAATAAGAATATTGAGATCCCAACCGAAAATTTTTGGCGCAACGAGATCACAGTCACATCATCATATGGCGCCGGACCTGTTAATCTCGAGGAAGCTCTAAAATTAATTAAAACCGGCAAGGTTAAAATAAAAGGCCTTGTAACCCATCACTTGCCTCTAGAAAAGATCCAAGAGGGTTTTAAAATTATCGCTGAAGGAAAAGAGTGCCTGAAGGTTGTGTTGAATTAG